In one Tripterygium wilfordii isolate XIE 37 chromosome 22, ASM1340144v1, whole genome shotgun sequence genomic region, the following are encoded:
- the LOC119991488 gene encoding uncharacterized protein LOC119991488 — MDSANLTTCKLIVKLRVCDKVPGQASSFPKSAAIWVSSHLWMDILEHRNWMYNRLLPGRKGITDNFLLGVEEFISFACQHPIFLSEGKLRCPCSKHKNQRYLTPDEVKVDLYRKGFTPNYWYWTSHGEEEPQIDVEIDRSLPGSSSVHISDDQQMNRYQTMIFDAVGPDFTTEYEQNVEEAPNMDAQKFYDMLHACQKQLWPGSKHSELSVAVRMLSIKSDYNMSQRCFDEVLQLMKETNPLDNCIPSNFYQAKKLVSKLGLISQKIDCCVNGCLLYFKDNINLRECKFCGSPRYKPSRSCKKKLKDVPFKRLHYLPLIPRLKRLYASMSSASHMRWHYEKRRDEGVLCHPSDGEHWKHFDQTYPDFAIEPRNVRLGLCSDGFTPYSQSSSPYSCWPIIITPYNLPPEMCMTTPYMFLTCIIPGPHNPKSKIDVYLQPLIDELKLLWDEGVLTYDISRKQNFKMRAALMWTINDFPAYGMLSGWSTAGKLACPYCMNRSKAFTLKHGG; from the exons ATGGAT TCTGCAAACTTGACAACTTGTAAGCTTATTGTTAAGCTTCGTGTCTGTGATAAA GTTCCCGGGCAAGCGAGCAGTTTTCCTAAATCAGCTGCCATTTGGGTTTCTTCTCATCTCTG GATGGATATTCTTGAGCATCGTAACTGGATGTATAATAGGCTTCTTCCAGGCCGAAAGGGAATTACAGATAACTTTTTACTTGGGGTGGAGGagtttatttcttttgcatGTCAACATCCGATATTTTTAAGTGAGGGGAAATTAAGGTGTCCAtgttcaaaacacaaaaatcagAGGTACTTAACTCCTGATGAGGTGAAGGTTGATCTTTATAGAAAAGGGTTCACACCTAATTATTGGTATTGGACTTCACATGGAGAGGAAGAGCCTCAAATAGATGTTGAGATTGACAGATCTTTACCAGGTTCAAGTAGTGTGCACATTAGTGATGATCAACAAATGAATAGATATCAGACAATGATTTTCGATGCTGTAGGCCCTGATTTTACCACTGAATATGAACAAAATGTTGAGGAAGCTCCAAATATGGATGCTCAAAAATTTTATGATATGTTGCATGCATGCCAAAAACAATTATGGCCTGGATCTAAACACTCTGAGTTGTCAGTCGCTGTTAGGATGTTGAGTATTAAATCTGATTATAATATGTCACAACGATGTTTTGATGAAGTTTTACAACTCATGAAAGAGACAAATCCTCTTGACAATTGCATACCTTCTAATTTTTACCAAGCAAAGAAATTAGTCTCCAAACTTGGACTTATCTCCCAAAAAATAGATTGTTGTGTTAATGgttgtttattatattttaaggATAATATAAATTTGAGGGAATGCAAGTTTTGTGGTTCTCCTCGATATAAGCCAAGTAGGAGTTGTAAGAAAAAGTTGAAAGATGTCCCTTTTAAAAGGCTGCATTATTTGCCGCTCATTCCTAGACTTAAGAGGCTATACGCCTCAATGAGTTCTGCAAGTCACATGAGATGGCACTATGAAAAAAGGCGGGATGAAGGTGTTTTGTGTCACCCATCAGATGGAGAACATTGGAAacattttgatcaaacttacccTGATTTTGCTATTGAGCCAAGAAATGTTAGACTTGGTTTATGTTCTGATGGTTTTACTCCGTATAGTCAATCATCTTCACCTTACTCGTGCTGGCCAATAATTATTACTCCATACAATCTTCCTCCTGAGATGTGTATGACAACTCCGTACATGTTTTTAACCTGTATTATTCCTGGCCCGCATAACCCCAAGAGTAAGATAGATGTGTATTTGCAGCCTTTGATAGATGAGCTAAAGTTGTTATGGGACGAGGGTGTCTTAACGTATGATATTTCAAGAAAgcaaaacttcaaaatgaggGCAGCTTTAATGTGGACAATCAATGATTTTCCTGCATATGGAATGTTGTCAGGGTGGAGCACAGCTGGAAAATTAGCATGCCCTTATTGTATGAATCGATCAAAGGCTTTTACTTTGAAACACGGGGGTTAA
- the LOC119991487 gene encoding uncharacterized protein LOC119991487 yields the protein MHHDLEIFACYSNGSVCSWQIVESIKGALNVTADPVTLFSCWNPLICSQMSDSGHRKDSGKGTSTNRGHLRKYRLRVSNDSPTPSSIASPPPSTVPPFLSTNLPPPPSTLPPALTSSSPSTSQNINPPTGSPPINQTHATSSSHAEVSETPNPKKQLIEPDGEGFHPHKPAISGISEIVRSKFDMPYPSWKKIPPEVRKMWFREFEKRFTWLSHHDPLIRANFEKRGAARMKDMLSDVCVRGIKPDWIVDSVWEALCNHWSSEHFKKISVQNKSNRTSSENGVSLHTGGSAPATKHARKMEEELGRKPTVAELFMRMHMKKNKTWVDTKSGMTYNKFTDKMSQLEASQSTGEGSCSGDQHADQPLPSELDVWKETVGGKRKGRLYGLGLQSTVVSDASSRYSSFSNHWDEDEYIQEKVRTHVSSLSAEFNTQLETERNGRAELAARLESLQQENIQYKRLHSKAMKKLNKTNKMVSLLFKQMNVKAIHGASTSSQLPLDEDECEDDEDEGGDEEDEGDESEDDELD from the exons ATGCATCATGATCTTGAAATATTTGCTTGCTATTCTAATGGTTCTGTTTGTTCTTGGCAGATAGTTGAGTCCATCAAGGGGGCTCTCAACGTCACTGCAGATCCTGTCACCTTATTCAG TTGTTGGAATCCATTAATATGTAGTCAGATGTCAGATTCGGGTCATAGGAAGGATTCTGGGAAAGGGACATCAACTAATAGGGGTCACCTAAGGAAATACAGGCTTAGGGTTTCTAATGACAGCCCTACACCGTCCTCTATAGCTTCACCACCTCCATCAACTGTTCCACCATTTTTGTCCACTAATTTGCCACCACCTCCGTCCACTTTGCCACCAGCTTTAACAAGTTCTAGCCCAAGTACTTCACAAAATATAAATCCTCCTACAGGGTCACCACCCATTAATCAAACACATGCTACCAGCTCTAGTCATGCAGAGGTCAGTGAGACACCGAATCCAAAGAAGCAGTTAATAGAGCCTGATGGAGAAGG ATTTCATCCACATAAGCCTGCGATTAGTGGCATATCAGAAATAGTTCGGAGCAAATTTGATATGCCCTATCCCTCATGGAAGAAAATACCCCCAGAAGTTCGAAAGATGTGGTTTAGAGAGTTTGAG AAGAGATTTACTTGGCTGTCTCACCATGATCCACTTATTCGCGCTAATTTTGAGAAGCGTGGGGCAGCTCGAATGAAAGATATGTTATCAGATGTGTGTGTTAGAGGGATCAAGCCGGACTGGATTGTTGATTCAGTGTGGGAGGCACTCTGCAACCACTGGAGTTCTGAACACTTTAAGAAGATAAGTGTGCAAAACAAGAGCAATCGTACTTCCTCTGAAAATGGTGTTTCATTGCATACAGGCGGCTCCGCCCCTGCCACTAAACATGCAAGAAAGATG GAAGAAGAGTTGGGTAGGAAGCCAACTGTAGCTGAATTATTTATGCGCATGCATATGAAAAAGAACAAGACTTGGGTTGATACTAAATCCGGGATGACATAT AACAAATTTACTGATAAGATGAGTCAGCTAGAGGCAAGTCAGAGCACAGGGGAAGGGTCATGTAGTGGTGATCAACATGCTGATCAGCCTTTACCATCTGAATTAGACGTATGGAAGGAAACAGTTGGTGGGAAGAGAAAAGGGAGGTTGTATGGACTCGGTTTACAGTCCACAGTGGTTTCAGATGCTTCTTCCCGGTATTCAAGTTTCTCAAATCATTGGGATGAAGATGAATACATTCAAGAAAAAGTTAGGACTCATGTTTCTTCACTTAGTGCTGAGTTTAATACTCAGTTAGAGACAGAACGAAATGGAAGAGCTGAGTTGGCTGCTCGTCTGGAGTCATTGCAGCAGGAAAATATCCAATACAAACGTTTGCACTCCAAGGCGATGAAGAAGCTtaataaaacaaacaagatgGTTAGTCTTCTTTTCAAACAAATGAATGTCAAAGCTATTCATGGAGCTTCTACTTCATCTCAACTACCACTTGATGAAGATGAATGtgaggatgatgaagatgaaggtggggatgaggaagatgaaggagatGAGAGTGAGGATGATGAATTGGATTGA